The nucleotide sequence ACCTCATCAACAAAAATCTCATCATCAGTGCGAGAAATCATCTCATCAACCAGTTGTTCAAACTGCTCGGCAGTAGGCCTTTTTCCTACTTGGAAATAGCTTTTTAATATTTCTCGCATGGACATGGTCGTGTTACTCATTTTCTTCTATTTTCATGATAAAAGCCAAAGCATAGTAAGGTGGACGGTTTTCGTGAGGTAGGTTTTTCCCAGTTTTATCTGCAGTATGGGAGTGGGCTCCTGCATATTCACTATCCTGTGTCGTATGGCCATCTAAAGCTCCTCCACTACCTTTTGCTCCATCGCCTGTTTTATCTCCTCTTGAATAGCTATGTCTATGATTACCTGAGTTGCTTATACTATGTGTATGGGCCGGTAGCTCTTCTATCTTCAGTGCCACATTATTCAGTCCTCCTGTAGCATTCGCTTCATAAGATTCACCAGCACCAACTATGAACCTGTCTCTTAAATCTGGTGTCCCATTTTCTCCATCACAGAGAATCCACCCATGTGGAATTTGATCCAAAGAACCACTCCACATAATGATGGCCCCAGTTGGAATACTAATGTTTTGAACTCCGTTGATGTTTGTCCATTCCAGCTCACCTTCCAGTTTGCTGGCTCTAACTACATCAGTTACCACCAAGTTCTTTGCGTTGATTTCTCCGTCAACTATAAATAATGACGTGGAATCTGTACTTTTCAATTCCACCTGCTGATGAAACACCACAGCACTGTTGAATTCTGACACTACATCAGAGGATAAACCGATGATCAATTGGCTTGCATTTACCTGTCCAAATACATTCAACTCTCCATTCGCTTCCGCTTTCCCGATATGGACAGATCCCTTAATCTGAAGTTGGTCCTTTGTAAAATGATGATCTCCTATCAACAGGCTTTCTGCTACCAAATCTCCTTGTACCGACAACTGAAAAGCCTCTTTCGATCCATCATCCATCTTTCCAATCGTCAGCAAATTATCTTGTGTTTGAATCCTCCCCGTCAATTCCAGATTTTTAGGAGCATCTAAACTTCCCACTCTGACATCACGACCAAACTCCATTGAGCTCTCTGCATTTTCCGGAACCTGAATACCGTCCTCCTTTTTGTGCACAAATGCTTCTATCAAATAGCTAAAATGCTCGTGCTTAGGTCGTTCACCGGTCTGAAAATAGCTTTTCAGTTCGTTTCTGCTTTTTTCTTCTCGATCAGTCATGACTTCATGTGATTAGCAGTTCTACCTCTGTTGCCATGGTTCCAATTCCTTTAGGTTCTCTACTACCATCTACGATGTTGATCTGATGTGATGATGCTGAAATAAGAATGGATTTCGCATCCCTGGGTTCGGCTACTTCAGGCTCTAGAAATACCTCAAAATCAATCTGGCCTAATGGCTCGGATTCATCCGAATCCTTTCTTGTAACCGTCATTCTATTAATTCCTTCCTCCTTGTCTACTGAAAAGAATTTGAAGTCAGTAATAAAATCCACGTATTTTCTACGCTCAATAAAGTCAATAATGGCTGACTTGTAGATCTTCCCACCAAATACAATCTCCTTGGAAGAGTCTGTGATCCATGGTGACAGAAACCCAATGATCTCTTCATTAAGCAATTGTAAATGATACCCTTTGTCTACGCCTACAGTAAAGCTTACATTGAATTCTACCCGTATTTCCTGGTATTCAGGATTGAGTACAGTAACATCCACCCAATCAGAAACATAGTTCTTGATGTAGTTTTTGATCTCCAGAAGCAGTTTGCCTGTCGCTTTGGGAGCCAGCGTATTGACCCCTGTACGATTCAGTACTCTAGGTAAAACCACAAGTGTCACATTTCCGGGAGCATAAGCACCAGATAGATTCGTATGCCCCAAGCATTTTACTTTGTAGATAGAAGGAAACCGATCCAATATAATCCGCTCATAATCCCAGGTGGTAACTGCCCTGTTCTTATGCCGCAATCGCTCACTTGCCCGGATGTAAAGATCATCTCCAGATTCTTTGATCTTTCCACCCCAGGATGAAAAGGGCTGTGAGATTTTTTTGATGGCCGAATCCTTATTTTCCAGCTTATTGATTCTGTCTTTTGGTAACGGATGTTTTAAATGATCCGGATCATTCTCCTGATCAACAAACTCCACCTCGACTGCTTGAGTCCCTAAAGAAATGAATTTTCCTACCGCCTTGTAATTCGTGACATTGGCTCTGATCCAGAAGGCACTCTCAGGCATTAGGGTGGCTAACTGAGAAGCCTCCTTCGGGATCTCAAATTCTATGATGCCTGACACCTGCAACTTTTCTGTTGTATCGGAGAGTACTTGTGAAGCCGAAAAACTCTTCCAGCCCTTTTCTGTCAGAAAACTCCAGGCAATATTTGCCTCTTCCTTTGGATCAGCAGATCCATCTGCAATATGAAACAGAATGGAAAAATTTTGGGGCGGCTTCAATCCTGTTACCTTTAAAAACAGATACCCCTGCTCTGTGTACTCGGGAAACAAGAGCAGCCCATGAGATACCGATACCTGTTTATTTCCAAATGGTTCCAGATAAAAAAATTGTACGTCATCGTTAGACGTATGTACCGAAATATTTTGTTCAGCGGAGTAGGATAATTGAATGGATTTAACCATAGGTGTATAGGGTGACTTGGGTAATGCCAAATCACCATCATCATCCGTAGTATTGGTAAGACTCAGAATAGCTGCTGTATTCAATCCCACAAATTCGCTGTGCCCAAATGCCTGCATTGGCATAACTGGATGACTCAGTTCCATTTTAAGAAAGCCATCTACAGTAGTTGATCGGTAAATCTCCTCTTTATAATCATTAGTCAGCATAAGCTGTCGATCGCTGAGGCCCATCACAATCGACCGGTTTTCGTTCACAACTATTTTCTTCTCCGTCCCCTCATTCTCTATTTGTGTTTCCTCAAAAAGTGGCACCCCTTCTGCCAACGGCTGCCAACTGCCTTTCTCTAAAATGGAAGTGCCCATTTTAAAACTTGATGTATCAACTTTTCCATAAGCCTGGTAATGATCTTTAAACCCTTCTGGGGGTAACTCCATCCATTCCAGATCTATATCAACGGAGGAAACGGATTTGGAAAATATTTCCTTGCTTCCAAGGTAGAAGGAGGAACCAATCTTGGGAGAAAGGCCAAAAGGGTTAAACGGTTTGGAAGGGTCCAGTTTTCCATGGTCACTTTGAAGCGTGAAATACGGAAAAGAGGAAGCTTTGATCCCAATGTGGATCTCTTTGACCATTAACCATTGGAATATGTCAGGTATGCCAATTGACGGATTAATATGTACTTTGAGAAGTGGCCATTTTGATGCAATAGCTTCTTTCATAAATAGTTCTTCATTTACTACAAAAGCCGGATCATCTGCTCCCAATTCCAACAGAAAAGTTAATTCTATCTCACGTTCGAAATTGATTTCAAGATCTACTTCCAAAGGGGATGACCAATCTTCCTCCTGGCTCCAGGTGACAATAAGCGCTCGCTCAAGTTTGCCTTGATCCAACGACCATTCCGATTGATTATCAGAAGCTTGTTTTTCACATTGAATCTTAATCTCAATCGTTCGATGGCCTCCTTGCAAGTAAAAAAGTGGCGAGCTCAATGCAAATCCAAGCGTTGTTCTATCCATCACCGTATCTGGATCAGATAAAGATGGAGGGCTACCAAACGCAAACCATTCGGTACCTGAAGGGAGTTCTCTGATAGAAGAAAATATTTTTTTCCCTGATTCTACTTCTCCATTATTCGAATCAATAAAAATGGATCTGGATTCTTCAATGATTGCCTGATTTAAGGCAATATCTTTAGTTGTTTTGTATGAAAGCGTCTTACCGTTTTTATCCTTTCCGGCCTGAAGAGATGTCCCTTTCTGTATCTTATGCATCCCGATATTCTTGGCAAGCTGAAATGTGATATAAGCTTTATCCGGAATGGCTTTCTTAGTGTTAAAGCCAATGATCTTATCCAAGTATAGGTCAAGGTGTCGTTTCGGAATCGTGTTTAAATGAGCTTGTGTATGCTTAAAACATTCTAAAAAAGCCCTAAAAAGCTTAAAGTGTGGATGATCTCCAGCTTCTTCCTGAAAAAAAGAACGCCAGGAACCATTTGGTCTGTTTTGCTGGTCGTAGTATTGGATCACATCGGCATACTTCTCTACGTATTCCATGAGGTCATCAACACTTCTGTCATCAACTAAAAAAGAGGAAGGTGTAAGTGATCTACTTGACCGGGCTCCCTGACTGGTTCCATCCGTGTTTATCTTTTTACTACTATGTCCTACTCTATTGTTCATCAATTTGCTCCTTCATCTTTATAGAATGGATAAACCAGATTGTATCTCGAATTGGTTGTTCTGATCTTATATTCTATGTCAATCAGGATCAGTCCGTTTTCTTCATCTACCTCTTCAAAAGTCACGTCCAACACTTCTATTCGTGGTTCATGATAGAGAACGGCCACTTCGATGATTTCCTTGATCATGGTTTGAAGGGTAAGGGTAAGCGGTTCATAGAGCAATGGGGTGAGATCACAACCGAAATCGGCATTCATTACTCGCTCCCCAGGTTGTGTCGAGAGAAGTATTTCCAGACTTTCGTTGATATCTGACTCGCCATGGACTAACCCCACTCCTGTACCCTGAGAAAAGTCTGGAGGAAACGACCATCCTGTTCCATGAAATAGTGAATTATTCTGTTCCATTTGTTTTCAATCTCCAATTAATACCGTTGGACAACCTACTACAATAGATCCTCCATGCGCTGTTGTATCTCCCATTCTGGCAGCAGGCATACTACCGATCATGACAGTACCCGAACCCATTGCTATGGTATCAGGTGATCCTACACACACCAGTATATCCCCAACTCTTGCCGCCGGCATTCCTCCAATCAACACGGTTGGCTCACCTGGTGGATTGATAGGACCTCCAACATGTGGTACCGGACCTGTTGTCATTGGGCATGTATGCATATCTCCTACTCTGGCGGCTGCTCCCATGGCTAATTTATTTGTACCATTGACCCTTTAATTACTGCAATTGCACCGGAAGCGAATTCCGCCCCGGACCCGCCTTCGCATTTCCACTCGGCAGATGCAGCACCCTCAATATTAGTTCCTTCCATCAGCAGATCACCTGCTGCCACCAGTTTCAGATCAGCGGCGCTTTCTATAGTTACCCCGTCAGCTGTCATCTCTATCTTATTCCCATTTTGATCTTCGATCAACACGCCCTTTGTTTCTTCGCTTAGACTAAGTAGGTTTCCAGATGGTGTGCTTATCTCAAGGCTTTTGCTTTCATCATTGATCACTATTTTCATTTCTGATTTCGTGATGATCCCTTTTTCAGGATTCTCATCTGAAGCGGCAATGGCTGGTGGTGCAGAACTACTGTATAATGATCCAAGAATTATCGGATTTCTGGGATCATCATTCAGAAAACCCAGGATCACCTCATCTCCCACCTCTGGCCAAAAGGTTAAGCCCCTGTTATTTCCTGCATCGGGATGAGTCATTCTTGCCCAGATACCATCTTCCTGATCATTGATAAGTGGCACCTTCACCAGTATTCTTTCTTCTCCATCCGGATCGCCTGATAATTGCGTTACAATACCAATGTGTAAGCCTTTGATCGGGGGTATGATCCCTGAAGCTGCAGGAGCACTCACGTCTACTTTTTGGGTGAAACAATCCGGGTCCAGTCCAAATTGGAGTTCCGTATTCCAATCGCCTTCACTAACTGTATGTGAAACTCCGGAAACAAAAGCTTTTCCATTAAAACGGTCTCCAAGTCCGCCCAACTCAATCATATCCCCTACTTCTATATCAGAGAATCCTTCGTGCATTACCTTCCCTCGAACAGGTGATAGATCAGATCGTAGAAAGTGCCCATTAGCCCATGCGGTCATTTCTGCATCTGCAATCTGGCCTCCATGAAAAAGATTCAGGCTTTCGAGACCCATAACTTCCGACAACTCCCCATTGAGATTCCCTGGTTTTGTCAGTCCCGGACTCGTCCCTTCCATCTCCAGCACCGATTGAGAAGCTGCATCCCAGGAATAGCTTTTAATGGCACCAAATTGATTTCTTGCATCGATCTCTCCCTCGAATTCTTTTATCGTTTCACCATACAATAGTCCTAACTTAGGTTCTGTACTAGTATCTGGTTTGCTTAGCACCACATTACCATCATTCACCATCACTAAGTAACCATTGGCATCTGCTCGTAGCATAACAAAATCCCAATCCGATACATTGTATTGGACCATCTCAGTATGGCTGACTGTTGTCGGCTCAATTTCGGATGTCAACCCATAGGTGCCAATGATCTCTTCTATGATCTCACTGTCCTTGCTTTCGTAAAACAGATTGTTTTTCCTACCGATCGTCATTTTTACCGCCTCATCCTTACAGTCGAGAACCAGTTGCGAAGATTTTCCATTTTTGACCCGAACACCGTGCTTGACAATAACTCCTTTGAAAAGTGGTTGATCTTCTGAGTTATACCCTACCTGAATTTCTATTTTTTTGCCTGGTAAAAAAGTATCCGTACTGCTCAGTTCAAAATCTTCTTCTGGAATACTACCATCATCAAGTATGAGCCTCGCGGTTGGTATTTTCCCAACGGATTTACTTGTGAAAATTCCAATCACATTATGCTCCGGTTTTATTTTCTCCCCTTCAATCAAGATGGTATAAGTGATAAGGTCAGTAGGTGTTTCAATTGGTAGTGTTCTGGAAATACTCATGAAGCTTTATCTAATGGTGGAAAATAAAGTTTGGTCCCAGGAGTGAGCATACGAAAGTTTTTCAGTTTGTTGAACCGGGCCACTTCCAGGTAGTACGACTCTTTCCCATATATCTCTTTGGTGAGTAAGGGCAAGGTATCTCCTGCTTTCACCACACGTGTATGGGTTAGATCGGGAGAATTAGTATTTTCTTTAAGTACTCTCTCTTTTTCCGTTAAACTACTATGGAAGGTAGCTTCCCCTTTTGCCCTCAAAGGCGCTCCGTCTGCTTTAAAAAGCGTATAGGTCAACTTCAATGAAGTGAGTAATCCTTTGAATAGAAAGTCTCCCCAAATAATTTCTACTGTTGGTGGCTTATGGGTCTCACCCTTTAGATCTACGGTAAGCTCTTTAAAATCCTTTATTTGTGATTTTACATCCTTACCAACACCATAAATGCCGGTCCCATCAAACAAGAGGTTCAACTTAAACTTAGTGGATGACGTTCCTACGTATTTGAAATTCGTGCTTTTTCCTTTTTTGCGGTTCTTCTTATCGTACTGGATTTCAATGAAATCTTCCAGTTGATCTGGGTTAAACAGCACTTCATGTGTTCCTAGCTTATCTTTATAGCTATTGTCTTTGTAGGCCACCATTTTCAGTTTCTGCAGCTTTCCTGTAATCATCTTTCGTTTTGCTCTTTAAGAAGTTCTAAAACCTGTTCTACACATTCTTTTATTATTAAATCCGCATCCAATTCATAGTTATTCTTCTCAGGATCTTCTTCACTATTGGATTTATCCAGAACGTTGATGCGAATGATGGATTCTCGTATTTCTAGTGGCATGGTTTTAAAATCTTTTCGCGAAACGTTTGACTTTGCTGTAAATACTGTACCCCTCATCGACCTTACGTTTCAATTTCTTTACTTGCTTCAGCTTATCTCCAAATGCCGTCAAAGGAGCAGAAGCTCCATTGATCACCTTGAAATAATTGTAGTGAAGCTTAATGGTCTCGACAGATATCTTACTGTCCATACTATTGAAATCGGATATTGACCAGTGAACGGGATAGGCATGATGCACTGCCCACATATTAATAGGTTCTCCCTCCTCATTGAGCAATGTGATATTGATATCTATCGGATTAAACTCGAAATCCTCAATGGCTTTCCTGCACCACTTGATCACCTTTGAGTCTGTTAACAGCCCGCGTTTTAAGGTAAGGTCTGAATATTTGGTCCTTACTGGTAGTTTATGCACAAATCGGTTTTCCCCTCCCTCCTTGAAATCCTCTGTCTCAACATCTACCGAGAGTCCTGACACTTCCTGAAAGCGTAAATCCTTCGAAGAACTCCCAATATCAGTAAATTCGACTTTGAAGTAGAAAGAGGTCGGTGGGAAATAGATACTCATCTAGCTAAATCTAAACTAGTGTCAAACCCTCATGAGCCAACTCTATCGACTCTATGGCGACATTGTTATCATCAGACTTCAGGCTTGGACCTTCAACCTTGATTGGCCAGGCATTTTTTATACTCCAGGACATAACCGGTGCGTGATCCTCATTCAACAAACTAATGGTAAGGTCCTTTCGCTCAGTTTTCCGCATGCTTGTAGTTTTGATCCACTTGAAGAACTCATTGTTCCCTGAATCTTCAACAATACCTCTCTTAAGTGTGATATTGCTGTACTTCTTTAATCCTGCCAATTTAATTTTGGTGAACTCCGGACTGAATCCATCTCTATATTCTATTACATCATTTTCAACTGTGAGTCCGGAAGCTTCCGAAAACCCGATAGCGCTACCACCAAGGGTAACCTCGAAATGGAAAGCTGGTATTGGATATGCCATAAGTTTAGTTTTTAATTATTGAGTATTTATTTATGCTTCCTGGAGCTTGTGAGAAAATCGCAAGACAATGAATTCGGCAGGACGCACGGCTGCCATTCCAATTTCTATAATCATGCGACCTTCCAGGATATCTTGAGCCGTCATTGTGGTACCAAGACCTACATTGACAAAATAGGCTTGATCTGGCGATGATCCCGCCAACGCTCCGTCTCTCCATAGTCCGGTCAGGAAGTTTTCTATCATTGATTTGACTTTGATCCAGGTATTGGCATCATTGGGTTCAAATACCGCCCAGTGGGTAGATTTCTTAACCGATTCTTCGACCATGTTAAAAAAGCGTCGAACAGGTACATACCGCCATTCATTGTCATTCCCGGCCAGTGTACGCGCACCCCAAACAAGTGTTCCCTTGCCAACAAATGATCGGATGGCGTTGATGGATTTCCCTCCATTCACATCCACATTCAGGCTTTCCTGGTCTTTGTCATCGATCTTAAGTGTAGGTTTAATTACTCCATTCAAGCTGACATTGGCTGGTGCTTTCCACACCCCCCGATCACCATCTACCGCGGCATAAATACCAGCAATAGCCCCGCTTGGAGGAATTACCACTGTGTCTTTATCCAACTCTTTTTTGATCTTATTGTATAGAGAGGTTCTTGAGGTTTTTAGTG is from Marinobacter alexandrii and encodes:
- a CDS encoding baseplate J/gp47 family protein, coding for MNNRVGHSSKKINTDGTSQGARSSRSLTPSSFLVDDRSVDDLMEYVEKYADVIQYYDQQNRPNGSWRSFFQEEAGDHPHFKLFRAFLECFKHTQAHLNTIPKRHLDLYLDKIIGFNTKKAIPDKAYITFQLAKNIGMHKIQKGTSLQAGKDKNGKTLSYKTTKDIALNQAIIEESRSIFIDSNNGEVESGKKIFSSIRELPSGTEWFAFGSPPSLSDPDTVMDRTTLGFALSSPLFYLQGGHRTIEIKIQCEKQASDNQSEWSLDQGKLERALIVTWSQEEDWSSPLEVDLEINFEREIELTFLLELGADDPAFVVNEELFMKEAIASKWPLLKVHINPSIGIPDIFQWLMVKEIHIGIKASSFPYFTLQSDHGKLDPSKPFNPFGLSPKIGSSFYLGSKEIFSKSVSSVDIDLEWMELPPEGFKDHYQAYGKVDTSSFKMGTSILEKGSWQPLAEGVPLFEETQIENEGTEKKIVVNENRSIVMGLSDRQLMLTNDYKEEIYRSTTVDGFLKMELSHPVMPMQAFGHSEFVGLNTAAILSLTNTTDDDGDLALPKSPYTPMVKSIQLSYSAEQNISVHTSNDDVQFFYLEPFGNKQVSVSHGLLLFPEYTEQGYLFLKVTGLKPPQNFSILFHIADGSADPKEEANIAWSFLTEKGWKSFSASQVLSDTTEKLQVSGIIEFEIPKEASQLATLMPESAFWIRANVTNYKAVGKFISLGTQAVEVEFVDQENDPDHLKHPLPKDRINKLENKDSAIKKISQPFSSWGGKIKESGDDLYIRASERLRHKNRAVTTWDYERIILDRFPSIYKVKCLGHTNLSGAYAPGNVTLVVLPRVLNRTGVNTLAPKATGKLLLEIKNYIKNYVSDWVDVTVLNPEYQEIRVEFNVSFTVGVDKGYHLQLLNEEIIGFLSPWITDSSKEIVFGGKIYKSAIIDFIERRKYVDFITDFKFFSVDKEEGINRMTVTRKDSDESEPLGQIDFEVFLEPEVAEPRDAKSILISASSHQINIVDGSREPKGIGTMATEVELLIT
- a CDS encoding GPW/gp25 family protein, with the protein product MEQNNSLFHGTGWSFPPDFSQGTGVGLVHGESDINESLEILLSTQPGERVMNADFGCDLTPLLYEPLTLTLQTMIKEIIEVAVLYHEPRIEVLDVTFEEVDEENGLILIDIEYKIRTTNSRYNLVYPFYKDEGAN
- a CDS encoding PAAR domain-containing protein gives rise to the protein MGAAARVGDMHTCPMTTGPVPHVGGPINPPGEPTVLIGGMPAARVGDILVCVGSPDTIAMGSGTVMIGSMPAARMGDTTAHGGSIVVGCPTVLIGD
- the vgrG gene encoding type VI secretion system tip protein VgrG; its protein translation is MSISRTLPIETPTDLITYTILIEGEKIKPEHNVIGIFTSKSVGKIPTARLILDDGSIPEEDFELSSTDTFLPGKKIEIQVGYNSEDQPLFKGVIVKHGVRVKNGKSSQLVLDCKDEAVKMTIGRKNNLFYESKDSEIIEEIIGTYGLTSEIEPTTVSHTEMVQYNVSDWDFVMLRADANGYLVMVNDGNVVLSKPDTSTEPKLGLLYGETIKEFEGEIDARNQFGAIKSYSWDAASQSVLEMEGTSPGLTKPGNLNGELSEVMGLESLNLFHGGQIADAEMTAWANGHFLRSDLSPVRGKVMHEGFSDIEVGDMIELGGLGDRFNGKAFVSGVSHTVSEGDWNTELQFGLDPDCFTQKVDVSAPAASGIIPPIKGLHIGIVTQLSGDPDGEERILVKVPLINDQEDGIWARMTHPDAGNNRGLTFWPEVGDEVILGFLNDDPRNPIILGSLYSSSAPPAIAASDENPEKGIITKSEMKIVINDESKSLEISTPSGNLLSLSEETKGVLIEDQNGNKIEMTADGVTIESAADLKLVAAGDLLMEGTNIEGAASAEWKCEGGSGAEFASGAIAVIKGSMVQIN
- a CDS encoding DUF5908 family protein gives rise to the protein MPLEIRESIIRINVLDKSNSEEDPEKNNYELDADLIIKECVEQVLELLKEQNER
- a CDS encoding phage tail protein — protein: MSIYFPPTSFYFKVEFTDIGSSSKDLRFQEVSGLSVDVETEDFKEGGENRFVHKLPVRTKYSDLTLKRGLLTDSKVIKWCRKAIEDFEFNPIDINITLLNEEGEPINMWAVHHAYPVHWSISDFNSMDSKISVETIKLHYNYFKVINGASAPLTAFGDKLKQVKKLKRKVDEGYSIYSKVKRFAKRF
- a CDS encoding phage tail protein; the encoded protein is MAYPIPAFHFEVTLGGSAIGFSEASGLTVENDVIEYRDGFSPEFTKIKLAGLKKYSNITLKRGIVEDSGNNEFFKWIKTTSMRKTERKDLTISLLNEDHAPVMSWSIKNAWPIKVEGPSLKSDDNNVAIESIELAHEGLTLV